The following are from one region of the Stanieria sp. NIES-3757 genome:
- a CDS encoding hopanoid biosynthesis associated radical SAM protein HpnH, with the protein MAIQLQQALAVGTYLVTQRLRGRKKFPLVLMLEPLFRCNLACSGCGKIQHPPEILKQHLTPEECFAAVEECGAPVVSIPGGEPLLHPQIDEIVRGLVARKKFVYLCTNGLLLEKSLEKFEPSPYLTFSVHLDGLEAQHDRCVDRQGVFAKAVAAIRAAKNKGFRVTTNTTVFEGTDPAQMQEFFDFLASLNIDGMMISPGYSYELAPDQESFLKIEQTKALFKKILNPWKSGQKSWNFNHNPLFLEFLMGEHNFECTPWGSPSYSVLGWQKPCYLLNEGHYASYQELLTQTDWSNYGKASGNPNCADCMVHCGYEPTAAIAAMQPENMGKALSSLFGN; encoded by the coding sequence ATGGCAATTCAATTACAACAAGCCTTAGCCGTCGGAACCTATTTAGTTACTCAACGTTTACGAGGCAGAAAAAAATTTCCTTTAGTTTTAATGCTAGAACCTTTATTTCGTTGTAATTTAGCTTGTTCGGGTTGTGGCAAAATCCAACATCCTCCAGAAATTCTCAAACAACATCTTACCCCTGAAGAATGTTTTGCAGCCGTAGAAGAATGTGGTGCGCCAGTAGTTTCTATTCCAGGAGGAGAACCTTTATTACATCCTCAAATTGATGAAATTGTTCGAGGATTGGTAGCAAGAAAAAAATTCGTTTATCTCTGCACTAATGGTTTGTTATTAGAAAAGAGTTTAGAGAAATTTGAACCTTCCCCTTATCTGACTTTTAGTGTACATTTAGATGGTTTAGAGGCACAACACGATCGCTGTGTAGATCGTCAGGGAGTTTTTGCTAAAGCAGTAGCTGCTATTCGTGCTGCTAAAAATAAAGGATTTCGTGTTACTACTAATACTACTGTTTTTGAAGGAACTGATCCTGCTCAAATGCAGGAATTTTTTGATTTTCTCGCCAGTTTAAACATCGATGGGATGATGATTTCTCCCGGTTACAGTTACGAATTAGCACCAGACCAAGAAAGTTTTTTAAAAATAGAACAAACTAAAGCTTTATTTAAAAAAATTCTGAATCCTTGGAAATCAGGACAAAAAAGCTGGAATTTCAACCATAATCCTCTATTTTTAGAATTTTTGATGGGAGAACACAACTTTGAATGTACCCCTTGGGGAAGTCCTAGTTATAGCGTGTTGGGTTGGCAAAAACCCTGTTATTTACTCAATGAAGGTCATTATGCTTCTTATCAAGAATTACTCACTCAAACTGATTGGAGTAACTATGGTAAAGCTAGCGGTAATCCTAACTGTGCTGATTGTATGGTGCATTGCGGTTATGAACCTACAGCTGCGATCGCAGCCATGCAGCCAGAAAATATGGGTAAAGCTTTGAGTAGTTTATTTGGTAATTAA
- a CDS encoding L,L-diaminopimelate aminotransferase: MATINSNYLKLKAGYLFPEIARRVNAFAEANPEAQIIKLGIGDVTEPLPEACRTAMIKAVEDMGDRSTFHGYGPEQGYLWLREKIAAQDFQSRGCDIDASEIFISDGSKCDCGNILDIFGKDNTIAVTDPVYPVYVDTNVMAGHTGEANEKGEYEGLIYLPISAENNFTAQIPSEKVDLIYLCFPNNPTGATATKEHLQAWVDYAKANSSIILFDAAYEAFITDPQLPHSIFEIEGAKDCAIEFRSFSKNAGFTGTRCAFTVVPKNLTAKAADGSEVELWKLWNRRQATKFNGVSYIVQRGAEAVYYEAGQAQIKALISFYLENAKIIRDKLTEAGLAVYGGVNAPYVWVQTPNGLSSWDFFDKLLYTTNVVGTPGSGFGAAGEGYFRISAFNSRANVVEAMKRITENLKI; encoded by the coding sequence ATGGCAACAATCAACAGTAACTATCTCAAACTCAAAGCAGGTTATTTATTTCCCGAAATTGCAAGACGAGTGAATGCGTTTGCAGAAGCTAATCCCGAAGCACAAATCATCAAACTTGGGATTGGAGATGTCACCGAACCTTTACCAGAAGCGTGTCGCACTGCGATGATTAAAGCAGTAGAAGACATGGGCGATCGCTCTACTTTCCACGGCTATGGCCCAGAACAAGGTTATCTTTGGTTAAGAGAGAAAATTGCTGCCCAAGATTTTCAGTCTAGAGGTTGCGACATTGATGCCTCGGAAATTTTTATTTCTGATGGTTCTAAATGCGACTGTGGTAATATCTTGGATATTTTTGGCAAAGATAACACAATTGCGGTAACTGACCCTGTTTACCCTGTTTATGTTGATACTAACGTGATGGCAGGTCATACAGGAGAAGCTAATGAGAAAGGTGAGTACGAAGGCTTAATCTATTTGCCAATTTCTGCGGAAAATAACTTTACTGCCCAAATTCCTTCCGAAAAAGTCGATCTGATCTATCTGTGTTTTCCTAATAATCCGACGGGTGCAACAGCAACTAAGGAACATCTGCAAGCTTGGGTAGACTATGCCAAAGCTAACAGTTCAATTATTTTATTTGATGCTGCTTACGAAGCCTTTATCACCGATCCTCAACTTCCCCATTCGATCTTTGAAATTGAAGGGGCAAAAGATTGTGCAATTGAATTTCGGTCTTTTTCTAAAAATGCAGGGTTTACAGGAACACGTTGTGCATTTACAGTTGTTCCCAAAAATCTGACTGCTAAAGCTGCTGATGGCTCTGAGGTAGAATTGTGGAAGTTATGGAATCGTCGTCAAGCAACCAAGTTTAACGGTGTATCTTATATTGTACAAAGGGGTGCAGAAGCTGTTTATTATGAAGCAGGACAGGCACAAATTAAGGCTTTAATCAGTTTTTACCTCGAAAATGCCAAAATTATTCGTGACAAGCTAACTGAAGCAGGATTGGCTGTTTACGGTGGTGTTAATGCGCCTTATGTCTGGGTACAAACTCCCAATGGTTTATCTAGTTGGGATTTCTTTGATAAACTGCTTTACACTACTAATGTAGTCGGTACGCCTGGTTCTGGTTTTGGGGCTGCTGGTGAAGGTTATTTCCGTATCTCTGCCTTCAACAGTAGAGCTAATGTTGTAGAAGCAATGAAACGAATTACAGAGAACCTTAAAATTTAA
- a CDS encoding 2,3-dimethylmalate lyase, which translates to MSFSSQLRQLLTRPEILVIPGVYDCLGAKLAEQSGFKAIATSGFGIAASTLGVPDYGLLTATEMLNSTGKIAKSVQIPLIADLDTGYGNALNVIRTVEEAVNLGISGIILEDQEFPKKCGHFDDKRVIATAEHCSKIKAAIQARGASNLVIIARTDARAPLGLEEAIARGRAYLDVGADVLFIEAPQSVTELEAIARSFPDTPLVANMIEGGKTPELKASDLQQLGFKIVFFPLSGLLAATKAMTDCWHYLKEHGTTIGFEPIVDFQDFKSAIDLPKYRQLEQDFRI; encoded by the coding sequence ATGTCTTTTTCTAGTCAACTGCGACAGTTACTTACTCGTCCTGAAATTTTGGTTATTCCTGGGGTTTATGATTGTTTAGGAGCAAAATTAGCCGAACAGAGTGGATTTAAAGCGATCGCTACTAGTGGTTTTGGTATTGCTGCCTCTACTTTGGGAGTTCCTGACTACGGTTTGTTGACTGCGACGGAAATGCTTAATAGTACGGGTAAGATTGCTAAGTCGGTTCAGATTCCTTTAATTGCCGATTTAGATACGGGTTACGGCAATGCTTTAAATGTGATCCGTACTGTTGAAGAAGCAGTAAATTTAGGTATCAGTGGCATTATTTTAGAAGACCAAGAATTTCCTAAAAAATGCGGTCATTTTGACGATAAACGAGTTATTGCTACAGCAGAACATTGCAGTAAAATTAAAGCAGCTATTCAAGCTCGTGGTGCAAGTAATTTAGTTATTATTGCTCGAACTGATGCCCGTGCGCCTTTAGGTTTAGAGGAAGCGATCGCAAGAGGACGTGCTTATCTCGATGTTGGTGCAGATGTCTTATTTATTGAAGCACCCCAGTCGGTTACTGAATTAGAAGCGATCGCGCGATCTTTTCCCGATACACCTTTGGTAGCTAATATGATTGAGGGTGGCAAAACGCCTGAACTAAAGGCTTCAGATTTACAACAATTGGGTTTTAAAATCGTCTTTTTTCCCTTATCGGGTTTACTTGCTGCCACCAAAGCCATGACTGACTGTTGGCATTATCTCAAAGAACATGGAACTACAATAGGATTTGAACCAATAGTTGATTTTCAGGATTTTAAAAGCGCGATTGATTTACCTAAATATCGTCAACTAGAACAAGATTTTAGGATTTAG
- the psaI gene encoding photosystem I subunit VIII encodes MTGTYAAAYLPWIFIPVICWLMPAVVMGLLFIYIESEI; translated from the coding sequence ATGACAGGTACTTACGCTGCTGCTTATTTACCCTGGATTTTCATCCCTGTTATTTGCTGGCTCATGCCTGCTGTAGTAATGGGACTTCTGTTTATTTATATTGAAAGCGAGATTTAA
- a CDS encoding putative acetyltransferase, with protein MIFETERLILREMNLDDLDNLFKVLSDPETMKFYPKPCDRSTTKLWIERNMQRYTQQGIGLWGLILKESGELIGDCGLVRQKIDDVAEVEIGYHVRRDLWRRGLATEAAQACLNYGFKQLGCNKLICLIRPANIASRRVAEKNGMRLIKEIQWYNQPTSVYGIERSNFF; from the coding sequence ATGATTTTTGAAACTGAACGCTTAATTTTACGAGAGATGAATCTCGATGACTTAGACAATCTATTTAAAGTTCTTTCCGATCCTGAAACTATGAAGTTTTACCCTAAACCATGCGATCGCTCGACGACTAAACTTTGGATCGAACGGAATATGCAAAGATATACTCAACAAGGTATTGGATTATGGGGTCTTATTCTTAAAGAAAGTGGTGAACTGATTGGTGATTGTGGCTTAGTTAGACAGAAAATTGATGACGTTGCAGAAGTAGAAATCGGCTACCATGTTCGTCGTGATTTGTGGAGAAGAGGTTTAGCTACGGAAGCAGCACAAGCTTGTCTTAATTATGGGTTTAAACAGTTAGGTTGTAACAAGTTAATTTGTTTAATTCGTCCTGCTAACATAGCTTCTCGTCGGGTAGCGGAAAAAAATGGGATGCGTCTGATTAAAGAGATACAGTGGTACAATCAACCAACTAGTGTTTATGGTATTGAACGCAGTAATTTTTTTTAG
- the rnc gene encoding ribonuclease III, whose translation MTLELPPIRDRNLLNHALTHRSYINENHEATEHNERLEFLGDAVLGFLIGELLYKKYPEMSEAQLTRLRSKLVDETQLGKLGQQLGLGELMRLGKGAQKDKGRENPSLLNDTFEAIIGAYFLDAGIDAVRAYVQPIFTNLAEQIVTTQSKTTKSTFVDSKNRLQQWALAHQGENPVYKIIAEVGPPHAKEFTAQVSIKGIIYGQGKGHRKQEAQKQAAEAALKQLDT comes from the coding sequence ATGACTCTGGAATTACCCCCCATTCGCGATCGCAATTTATTAAATCATGCTCTTACTCATCGTTCTTATATTAATGAAAATCATGAGGCGACAGAACACAATGAACGTTTAGAATTTCTGGGCGATGCGGTGTTGGGTTTTTTGATTGGAGAATTGCTTTATAAAAAATATCCAGAGATGAGCGAAGCTCAATTAACTCGCTTGCGGTCTAAATTAGTAGATGAAACTCAATTGGGTAAACTTGGTCAACAATTGGGTTTGGGTGAATTGATGCGTTTAGGCAAAGGCGCACAAAAAGATAAGGGTAGAGAAAATCCTTCTTTACTCAATGATACTTTTGAGGCAATTATTGGAGCTTATTTTTTAGATGCAGGAATTGATGCTGTCCGCGCTTATGTTCAACCCATATTTACTAATTTGGCAGAACAAATAGTTACCACACAAAGCAAAACCACTAAATCAACTTTTGTAGATAGTAAAAATCGTTTACAACAATGGGCTTTAGCTCATCAAGGAGAAAATCCTGTTTATAAAATTATTGCTGAAGTTGGACCTCCTCATGCCAAAGAATTTACCGCTCAAGTTTCAATCAAAGGAATAATTTATGGTCAAGGCAAAGGTCATCGTAAACAGGAAGCTCAAAAACAAGCTGCTGAAGCTGCCTTAAAACAATTAGACACGTAG
- a CDS encoding dihydroorotase, multifunctional complex type, giving the protein MKSNNQLRDSDSNLLIQQVRVINPIFLTDCSADVLIIDGIIKAVETHLTDIPDNISIQNGKGLILAPGLVDLYSYSGQPGHEDRETLHSMALAAAAGGFTRIALLPNTVPPLDNFEMLASMHQKIKELRDELKPLPKIDFWGAMSLGNQGQQMVEFFEIAINAVGLTDAFSLSNFGLLRQTLEYLKPLNKPIGIAIDSQELEPNAVIREGIYSLRYGLLGNPVFSEAIVIAALIEMIDEIGTPVHLMRVSTERGVELIANAKQRGIPITASTTWMHLLFNAQDLVNYNPNLCLQPPLGNEQDVLALIDGVKQGIIDAIAIDHNSHTYEEKTLAFATTLPGVIGLELALPLLWQKFVVSGILSALELWQALSTRPLLCLNQQPVIIEPGQKAEAILFDPQISWIVNQDNLCSLGVNTPWWGQEIFGRVTRFWN; this is encoded by the coding sequence ATGAAATCAAATAATCAGTTAAGAGATAGTGATTCTAATTTATTGATTCAACAGGTTAGAGTCATCAATCCTATTTTTTTAACTGATTGCAGTGCTGATGTATTAATTATAGATGGAATAATTAAGGCAGTTGAGACTCATTTAACGGATATTCCTGATAATATTTCAATTCAGAACGGTAAAGGACTTATTTTAGCTCCTGGATTAGTCGATCTCTACAGTTACAGTGGACAACCAGGACATGAAGATAGAGAAACTTTACATAGTATGGCATTGGCTGCTGCTGCTGGAGGCTTTACTCGTATAGCTCTTTTACCTAATACTGTTCCTCCATTAGATAATTTTGAGATGCTCGCATCTATGCATCAAAAAATTAAAGAACTAAGGGATGAATTGAAACCATTACCTAAAATTGACTTTTGGGGAGCGATGAGTCTAGGTAATCAAGGGCAACAAATGGTCGAATTTTTTGAAATAGCCATTAATGCAGTTGGTTTAACTGATGCATTTTCTCTCTCCAATTTTGGTTTACTCAGACAAACTTTAGAGTATTTAAAACCGTTAAATAAACCTATTGGAATAGCAATTGATAGTCAAGAACTTGAGCCAAACGCAGTAATTAGAGAAGGCATTTATTCTCTTCGTTATGGACTTTTAGGAAATCCAGTATTTTCTGAAGCTATAGTAATTGCCGCATTAATTGAAATGATAGATGAAATTGGTACGCCAGTACATTTGATGCGAGTATCTACTGAACGTGGAGTCGAATTAATTGCTAATGCCAAGCAAAGGGGAATACCAATTACAGCAAGTACGACTTGGATGCATTTGTTATTTAATGCTCAAGATTTGGTAAATTATAATCCTAATTTATGTTTACAACCTCCTCTAGGAAATGAACAAGACGTATTAGCTTTAATAGATGGTGTTAAACAAGGAATAATTGATGCAATTGCCATAGATCATAATTCTCATACTTATGAAGAAAAGACTCTTGCTTTTGCTACAACACTTCCAGGGGTTATTGGATTAGAATTAGCTCTTCCTTTGCTTTGGCAAAAATTTGTGGTTAGTGGAATTTTGTCAGCTTTGGAATTGTGGCAGGCTTTGAGTACACGTCCTTTACTATGTTTAAACCAACAACCTGTTATTATTGAGCCTGGGCAAAAAGCAGAAGCGATTTTATTTGATCCTCAAATAAGTTGGATAGTTAATCAAGATAATCTTTGTTCTTTAGGAGTCAATACTCCTTGGTGGGGGCAAGAAATTTTTGGAAGGGTTACTCGATTTTGGAATTAG
- a CDS encoding putative iron transport system substrate-binding protein: protein MSQSNNLRIVSLLPSATEIIAALGLTKALVGRSHECDYPPEVKQLPICTAARVDTAKPSLEIDADIQTILQTALSIYQIKTDVLEKLQPTHLITQDLCDVCAVSFVDVQEAVDQLIDSNPQIISLQPNQLADVWQDIQKVAQILGVDSKPILNQIHSRINFCQQKVKSLPNYKIPTVAAIEWTQPLMIAGNWIPELIELAGGKCLFNEAGKNSTYIAWEKILTADPDYLIIMPCGFDLQRTKKESQILRENPYWSNLQAVQQNQVLIADGNAYFNRPSQRLVDSLEILAEMIHPKLFKFGYQRIAWDYFK from the coding sequence ATGAGTCAATCGAATAACCTGCGTATTGTTTCCCTTCTTCCTAGTGCGACAGAAATCATTGCTGCATTAGGATTAACCAAGGCATTAGTAGGGCGATCGCATGAATGTGATTATCCCCCAGAAGTTAAGCAACTACCAATTTGTACTGCTGCTAGAGTAGATACCGCTAAACCTAGCCTTGAGATTGATGCTGACATCCAAACAATTTTACAAACTGCTCTTAGTATTTACCAAATTAAGACCGACGTTTTAGAAAAATTACAACCAACCCATCTAATTACTCAAGATCTTTGCGACGTTTGTGCAGTTAGTTTTGTAGATGTACAAGAAGCTGTCGATCAACTGATCGATAGTAACCCCCAAATTATTTCTCTCCAACCCAATCAATTAGCCGATGTTTGGCAAGATATTCAAAAAGTAGCTCAAATTTTGGGAGTCGACTCAAAGCCAATTTTAAATCAGATCCATTCTCGCATCAATTTTTGTCAGCAAAAAGTCAAATCTCTTCCTAACTATAAAATTCCTACCGTCGCAGCAATTGAATGGACTCAACCCTTAATGATAGCTGGTAATTGGATTCCTGAATTAATCGAACTAGCTGGAGGCAAATGTTTATTTAATGAGGCTGGCAAAAATTCTACTTATATTGCCTGGGAAAAAATTTTAACCGCCGATCCAGATTACCTAATTATTATGCCTTGCGGTTTCGATCTCCAACGTACTAAAAAAGAATCCCAAATTTTAAGAGAAAACCCCTATTGGTCAAATTTACAAGCGGTTCAACAAAACCAAGTTTTAATTGCTGATGGCAATGCCTATTTTAATCGCCCTAGTCAGCGATTAGTTGATTCTCTAGAAATTTTGGCAGAAATGATTCATCCTAAATTATTTAAATTTGGTTATCAAAGGATTGCTTGGGATTACTTCAAATAA
- the psaL gene encoding photosystem I subunit XI — MPKPFTQVVKPYNDDPFIGHLSTPISDSDFVKTYIRNLPGYRRGLSPLLRGLEVGLAHGYFLAGPWTVFGPLRDSEVASLGGLICALALVLIGTACLSVYGIVSFQGKPTNSEDSLQSSEGWSQFSAGFFLGGTGGAFVAYFLLQNFDVINGILSGTFN; from the coding sequence ATGCCCAAACCGTTTACTCAAGTAGTAAAACCTTATAATGACGATCCTTTTATCGGTCATTTATCAACTCCAATTTCTGATTCTGATTTTGTCAAAACCTATATTAGGAATTTACCGGGATACCGTCGCGGACTTTCTCCTCTTCTACGTGGTTTAGAAGTAGGATTAGCTCATGGTTATTTTTTAGCAGGTCCTTGGACTGTCTTTGGTCCCCTGAGAGATTCTGAAGTTGCTAGTCTTGGCGGTTTAATTTGTGCTTTAGCTCTAGTTTTAATTGGTACTGCCTGTCTGTCCGTATATGGTATCGTTTCCTTCCAAGGCAAACCTACTAATAGCGAAGACTCTCTTCAATCTTCTGAAGGTTGGAGTCAGTTTTCTGCTGGTTTCTTCCTTGGTGGTACTGGTGGCGCATTTGTCGCTTACTTCCTATTGCAGAATTTTGACGTTATCAATGGTATCCTTAGCGGTACTTTTAACTAA
- a CDS encoding hypothetical protein (Cupin 2 conserved barrel domain protein) has product MYFTQLKRNVNRKDFFMKLTRIFDNAEFIQTSDGEPIRSIVTESPDAVIVMWYLMPGQQIYPHVHPSGQDTWIVLSGTGEYILDTEGKTVPISSGQIIVAHTGQIHGVINKGDEPLQFVSVVAPQNAGFELV; this is encoded by the coding sequence ATGTATTTTACTCAACTGAAGAGGAATGTAAATAGAAAAGATTTTTTTATGAAATTAACTCGTATTTTTGATAACGCTGAATTCATTCAAACTTCAGATGGCGAACCAATCCGATCTATTGTCACAGAATCCCCTGATGCGGTAATAGTAATGTGGTACTTAATGCCTGGTCAACAGATTTATCCTCATGTTCATCCTTCTGGACAAGATACTTGGATTGTCTTGTCTGGTACTGGTGAATACATACTTGATACGGAGGGTAAAACTGTACCTATTTCTTCAGGACAGATTATAGTTGCACATACTGGACAGATTCATGGAGTGATCAATAAAGGTGATGAACCACTACAGTTTGTTTCTGTCGTTGCACCACAAAATGCTGGTTTTGAACTCGTATAA
- a CDS encoding hypothetical protein (hypothetical protein DAPPUDRAFT_345430): protein MEFYVPTLNSSEAAEDLKDTILTSEPDAQVEVDSQSKKVTVESEASAETFKQLIVAAGHKIA from the coding sequence ATGGAATTTTATGTACCAACTCTTAATAGCTCAGAGGCTGCCGAAGATCTTAAAGACACTATTCTTACTTCTGAACCTGATGCCCAAGTAGAAGTTGATTCTCAGTCCAAAAAAGTTACAGTAGAATCAGAAGCTTCGGCAGAAACTTTCAAACAGTTAATTGTGGCTGCTGGACATAAAATTGCTTAA